CCGCCCAGGATGACGGCGCGAGCGGGCGGCGATCGCGGTCTTCTCGTCGATGGACAGGATGACCGCGCCCTCGGGCGGGTCGAGGTAGAGGGCGCACACGGCGGCGGCGCGCTGCCAGAAGTCAGGGGTGTCCCGGCGGATAAGCCAGCCGCGGACCCTGTGCGGCTTCAGATCCAGACCGGCCAGGATCCGGCCGACCTGGGAGGCGGAGACCGACGCGAAGCAGGTGTCGGCCACCTTCCGGGCGATGGTCCGGTGTGACCAGGTCGCCTCCGGACGCGGTGGCAACTGGTCGCAGTGGCCACGATCGCCACCCGCACCTCGGGCCCGTACGACCTCGGCCGTCCTGACCGGTCGGCATCGCGCAGCCCGTCCATGCCTCGGGCCGCGAAACGCCCGCGCCACTTGCGCACCGTGTTCACGCTCACCCCCAACTCCCGGGCGATGGACCCATTCGTGAGCCCGTCCGTCGCCGCGAGCTCGATCGTGGCCCGCAACACCGCTCGCACCTCGGACTTCGCCGAGGCCGCCCTCCGCGCCAACCGCTCGCGGACGTTCGTCTCCAGCACCACCGAGACCGCCGTCGCCGCCTGCCGTTCACCCTCCACGGCCAACGATCATCAGGGGTCGGTGCCACCGACAGGGTGGACTGTGCCAAAGACCCCCGGGATCGCTGCAGCTTCGTATGCGCCACTCCGCCAGCGAGCGACGGCCACAAGTGGCTGCCATCACGGCACAGACCGGCCCGGCCGTCTTGGTCTCCCGGCTCCCGGCCGCCCCGGGGTCAAGCCTCGGAGTTCGGAAGCCGCCAGTCGAAGGGCATCAGATCCCGCTCCCAGGCGGGCGATCCGACCAATGCGTCAGCGGCCTCGGGCGCGCGCAGAAGACAGCGGTGGCGCAACAGCTCGCGTCGTTCACCTGATGTCAGGAGCCTCTCCTCGGGGCTGAGATCCTCCGGGTGGCCGGGGTGCAGGTCGGCACTGCCGTCGATAGGGCGGTCCCCCGCAACGTTGAGACGATCGCCGGCCGGGGTCCGGTAGTCGAGGCGGAAGTCGGTACGCCACTGGGAATTGCTACCCCAGCCCTGGGACAGGTCTACCGTCGGCCGGTGGCGGCGCCGGAAAGCCCAGTACAGCGGTGAGCGGTCCGCGACGCCGCGCTGGGCGTGCCTGATGCCGGCGCGGATCCGCACGCCAGCCCGGCTGAACAGCAACTGGCCCAGCATCAGGCCAGGCCAGAGGATCTCGGTGATCTCGATCCGCGCGTGCGGGTCATCGGCCTGTTCAACTTCGACAATTTCGTGGAGGAACGGGTCGAAGGCATCGCCGTCCTCGCACGGTGTCATGCCGAGCGAGGTGAACACGTCGAGGTATTGCCACTCTGAGGGGAAGGGCCGCGGGTCCGGAAAGCCGGGCCTGTCGGAGGAAGGCTGGAAAGCGAGCAGCAACCGGTCGCTGACCCGGTGCAGAGCATAAAGCTCCCACACGAGTTCCTGCCCGATGGGCTCCGTGCCCTTTCCGGTCCACCATGAGCCGTCTTCGGCCGCTGTGGCCAGCCAGGCACGGTAGCCGCCCTGGGCCCGATCGAGCCACGGCACGACGATCTTCTCGTACGGCTCCATCCCCTCGTACTGCTCCAGGGCCTCGTACAGTTCCCGCGCATCCACCCCGTAGGACATGCCAGGAGCCTACGGGAGGCACAGGCAGCGTCTGAGCAGAGGCCCGACCCGGACGACGACTATGGAGACCGATGTTCTACGAACGCACTCCACTCAAGGCGACGCGGTCAACAGCCATCAACGAACTTCCGCGGAGTAGCACTACCTGCTGACCGAGCTCCCGCTCATCGCCGCGTACAGCTGCGCCTTCCCCCTGGGCTTCATCCTGGCCACACTCTTCCTCCGCCCCCCCGCGACGGCGAACCCGCTCTGATGCGGCGTCTGCCCGCTCCTCCGCGGGGCGGAGAGACCGGACCCGAAGGATCGCACCCGGCCCTGCCGTCACTGCGCTTCGTTGACGGCCGACGTATGCAGGACTGTCGGCCCCGGCCCGTACGCCGGCACCGAATCGGACGGTGTCCGGCCGGAAGTGCTGCCTGGTGCACGACGAGCCGCACGACTGCCGTACAACACTCCTCGTCTTGAACGATAATGCTCGGATGAACGATCCGGCGGCGCCGTGCGCCCCCACAGGGCCCCTCGCCCGAACGGCCGACCAATTGGCCGACGGCGTCACGCGCCTGATCCGCCGGGCCACCTTCTGGGGCGCCGGCTACGCGCTGCTGACTCTGGCAGTGCTGAACACGATGGCGCTGCTCGGACCACTGCAGCTGATGCCGGTGACCATCATGGTGGCACTGGCCATAGCCGGAATGGCTTCGATCCCGACGCTGGGCCTGGTCGACCACGCAGCCGAACGGCTGCGCTCGGCCTCCCACCCGCCGGTCGACAAGCCGGGCAGCTGGGGCGTGGGCACCCTGTTCCTGCTGCTCCTGTTGGCGGCTTCGACCGCGCTGGTCGTCGAGCAGGCCCGGATAAGTCTCACCGTCACCGCACCGATCACCGCCACCCTCGACAACTGCGACCGGACGGGCAGGAACATCGACTGCTCCGGCAGCTGGACCGTCGCCGGCACCACCTACTCCAGCGACCGCCTGATACCCGCAGACAACCTGACCGCGGGCGACACGGTTACCGTCCTCTACGCTCCCGACGACCCCGGCTACGTCCGCATCCCCGGCCAGTGGGCGAGCCCCGGCGGGATCCTCGGAGCCCTCGGCCTCCCCCTCGCGATCGTCCTGCTGACCAGGGTGCTCCCCCGCGAACGTCACCGCCGCCTGGCCTACCTGGCGGCCTGCACCCAGCGTGACGCCCCGTCCGCCTGACCGTCTGACGTTAGCGGCCTGCCGGCGGCTGACGCGGTCGGCCGCGTCGGTGGCGGAGAATGCGGTCACCACGTCCGGGGCCCCGGCGAGGGCGATCTCCCATTCGTCCCTCCCATCCAGGCTCGCCACGAGATCCGCCCCGGCTCCGGCGCCGGGGCTGCCGGGCTGCCGGGCTGCCGGGCTGCCGGACGGAGCATCAGGTTCTCCCGGCGCCGAATCCTCTGCGGCGACCCGCGCCTCTTGTGTGCATGCCGACAGACGTCGGACACGGGATCGGAGGTAGTTGTGATCATCGGAATCGGTATCGCCGTAGCCCTGGCGTTGCTCTGCTCCTGCGTGGTCGCTCGGTCGCCCTCATCCCGGCGGTCGGACCGGTCGGCCTGATCCTCCTGCCGGTCGGTCTGCTCGCTCTGCGGGGCTGTCCGACGTGCTGGACGATCGGACCGGCGCAGACCGTCTCGCGGGGCCGCCTCCAGCGCTCCTGCGAGGACGGCCGGTACAAGGTGACCATGGCCACCCACGACGGACACGGGGGCAGCTGATCCGGCCTGACCTGCGACAGGTGCCCTCGGGCGGTCGTTTCGGGCCCGCCGGCCCAATGGCGAGCACGAGCGCCGCCCCGACCACGACGGGACGGCGTGGCGGACCGGCCCGATCACCCTGACCTGACGGATGGAGCGTGCTCCGCCGCAGCCGGCCGACCGACGGCCGGTCCGGTCGTCCCGGCCGGCCGGGTCCGGCCGTCGGCCCCGGCCGGGCGGAGCAGCGCCGCCACCAGGACGGCCGCGACGGCCAGGGCAGCGGCGGCACAGCGCAGCGCGAGGTGCAGCCCGTCGACGAACGCCGCGTCGACGGCCTCGCGCAGGGCCGGCGGCAGGGCGGTGCCCGGGCCCGTTCCGGTGGCTGGTCCGGTCGGCAGCCGTCGACCGTCCGGCGGGACGCCGAGCCGGTCGAGCGAGGCGGTCAGGGCGCTGGTCAGGCGGCTGGTGAGCACTGCTCCCAGGACCACCACGCCGACCACGCCGCCGAGTTCGCGCAGCGTGTTGACGGTCGCGGAGGCCATTCCGGCCCGGATCGGGTCGACGCGTTGCATGACCGTGATCGACACCGGTGTGAAGGTCATTCCCATGCCGAGGCCCATGGCCAGCAGAACCCACAGGTACTGCTGGTAGTGGGCGTGCTCGCCGTAGACCGACAGGCCCGTGAGGGAGGCTGCGCACAGCGTCAGGCCCGTCACCAGTGGCAGCCGGGGACCGTGGCGGGCCGTGAGCGCGCCCGCCAGCGGTGCGGCGACGACGATCATCGCGGTCATCGGCAGTCCGGCGAACCCGGCGTCCGAGGGCGCCCAGCCCATCACGTCCTGCATCAGCAGCGGCAGGAAGAAGGCCGCGCCGAACATCCCGAAACTCACCGTGAAGCCGCTCACGGCGACCGCCAGGAGCCCGGGGTCGCGGAAGAAGTGCAGGTCCAGCATGGGATCGGTGACGCGCAGTTCGACGAGGACGAAGAGCGGCAGCAGGACGGCGGCAGCGCAGGCGGCCGCCGCCACGCCGGTGTCGGTCCAGCCGCGGGTCGGTCCCTCGATGAGGGCGTAGACCAGGGTGCCGAGGCCGAGTGCGGAGAGCGCCTGCCCCGCGAGGTCCAGCCGCCGGGCCCGGGTGGCGAACTCGGGGAGTGCCCGGGCCGCCAGCAGCAGCCCGGCGACGCCGACGGGGACGTTGATCCAGAACACGCCGGACCAGCCGAACGCCTCCACCGTCGGGCCGCCGATGACGGGGCCGAGCGCCAGGCCGAGCGCGGAGACGCCGGACCAGACGCCGACCGCCCGGGCCCGCTCCCGCTCGTCGGTGAAGACGTGCCGCAGGATCGAGAGGCTGCCGGGGGTGAGCAGCGCGGCCCCGAGTCCTTGCAGGGTGCGGGCGGCGATCAGCTGTCCGGTCGACCAGGACAGCGCCGCCGCCGCGGATCCGGCGGTGAACAGCGCGAGGCCGGCGAGGAAGATCCGTCGGCGGCCGTAGCGGTCGCCGAGGGTGCCGCCGGTGAGCAGCAGGGCGGCGTAGACGAGGCTGTAGCCCTCGACGACCCACTGCAGTGCGCCGACGTCGGCGTGCAGTTGCCGGCCGATCCGGGGCAGCGCGTTGTTGACGACGACGTTGTCGAGCATCGCCATGAACATGGTGGCGCACAGGGTGGC
The sequence above is drawn from the Kitasatospora sp. NBC_00315 genome and encodes:
- a CDS encoding MFS transporter; the protein is MEELTPRRKRLVLATLCATMFMAMLDNVVVNNALPRIGRQLHADVGALQWVVEGYSLVYAALLLTGGTLGDRYGRRRIFLAGLALFTAGSAAAALSWSTGQLIAARTLQGLGAALLTPGSLSILRHVFTDERERARAVGVWSGVSALGLALGPVIGGPTVEAFGWSGVFWINVPVGVAGLLLAARALPEFATRARRLDLAGQALSALGLGTLVYALIEGPTRGWTDTGVAAAACAAAVLLPLFVLVELRVTDPMLDLHFFRDPGLLAVAVSGFTVSFGMFGAAFFLPLLMQDVMGWAPSDAGFAGLPMTAMIVVAAPLAGALTARHGPRLPLVTGLTLCAASLTGLSVYGEHAHYQQYLWVLLAMGLGMGMTFTPVSITVMQRVDPIRAGMASATVNTLRELGGVVGVVVLGAVLTSRLTSALTASLDRLGVPPDGRRLPTGPATGTGPGTALPPALREAVDAAFVDGLHLALRCAAAALAVAAVLVAALLRPAGADGRTRPAGTTGPAVGRPAAAEHAPSVRSG